A stretch of the uncultured Desulfobacter sp. genome encodes the following:
- a CDS encoding class I SAM-dependent methyltransferase, with protein sequence MNDEYKSIHEFDVKLICQYFASLKRQGPGSPEVTIKALSFIDNLNDKSLVADIGCGSGGQTMILAQHAPGNITGIDIFPAFIDLFNQNTEKLGLQHRVKGIVKSMEDLPYEAQLYKRYKKYYGYAFYIGKKI encoded by the coding sequence ATGAACGATGAATATAAATCAATTCATGAGTTCGATGTGAAATTGATCTGCCAATATTTTGCGAGTCTAAAACGACAGGGGCCGGGGAGCCCGGAAGTAACCATCAAGGCATTGAGTTTTATCGACAATCTTAACGACAAATCACTTGTTGCCGACATTGGCTGCGGATCAGGTGGACAGACAATGATATTAGCACAGCATGCACCTGGGAATATTACAGGTATCGACATCTTTCCTGCTTTTATTGACCTGTTTAATCAGAATACTGAAAAGCTTGGTCTTCAGCATAGAGTGAAAGGCATTGTTAAATCAATGGAAGATCTCCCCTATGAAGCTCAACTATATAAAAGGTACAAAAAGTATTATGGGTATGCTTTTTATATAGGGAAGAAAATTTAA
- a CDS encoding N-acetyltransferase gives MKIRSSHEFDRLEIEKIHKTAFGKAKGPVIAELVNGLFDDQSAEPLLSLVAVKNKTIVGHVLFTKVNIAQSPILVSARILAPLAVLPEVQSTGVGGLLIKEGLDRLKKNGVDLVFVLGHPDYYPRSGFVPAGKLGFKALYPIPEEHAGAWMVTELSSGIIGKAGGTVKCSNVLNQPQHWRE, from the coding sequence TTGAAAATAAGAAGTTCACACGAATTTGATAGACTGGAAATAGAAAAAATTCATAAAACGGCATTTGGAAAGGCAAAGGGGCCGGTGATCGCCGAGCTTGTAAATGGTTTATTCGATGACCAAAGCGCAGAACCCTTGCTTTCTCTTGTAGCGGTTAAAAATAAAACTATTGTTGGGCATGTTCTTTTTACAAAAGTAAACATCGCACAATCTCCGATTTTGGTTTCAGCCCGTATATTGGCACCTCTTGCAGTGCTTCCGGAGGTTCAATCCACAGGTGTTGGGGGACTTCTTATCAAAGAAGGACTTGACCGGTTAAAGAAAAACGGGGTGGATTTGGTTTTTGTTTTAGGACATCCTGATTATTATCCCCGCTCGGGATTTGTTCCTGCCGGCAAATTGGGGTTTAAAGCACTATATCCGATCCCGGAAGAACATGCCGGGGCCTGGATGGTAACTGAACTGTCTTCCGGGATTATCGGCAAAGCCGGGGGCACGGTGAAATGTTCTAATGTACTTAATCAGCCTCAGCATTGGAGAGAATAA
- a CDS encoding PEP-CTERM sorting domain-containing protein (PEP-CTERM proteins occur, often in large numbers, in the proteomes of bacteria that also encode an exosortase, a predicted intramembrane cysteine proteinase. The presence of a PEP-CTERM domain at a protein's C-terminus predicts cleavage within the sorting domain, followed by covalent anchoring to some some component of the (usually Gram-negative) cell surface. Many PEP-CTERM proteins exhibit an unusual sequence composition that includes large numbers of potential glycosylation sites. Expression of one such protein has been shown restore the ability of a bacterium to form floc, a type of biofilm.), which produces MKKILLFGILFFLILPGLAHATLTVIGTATYNESEYNLIWDDDNNGNSVVWLDYSNYSDDWYEQVAWASSLNEEGVLTINLYDGYTVDWGTNSWRLPSTVDGADVYGYEGDPDGDGNYTYTEGYNLANSEMGHLFYVELGNLGYLDTSNYSNEGYGLTETGDFENLTAEKYWSGTEYADGGTNYAWYFSMKDGYQGNGNSKLYGAPALALCSGQVSTVPVPGTFWLLGLGITSLAGLSRKKFNRA; this is translated from the coding sequence ATGAAGAAAATTTTATTGTTCGGAATCTTGTTTTTTTTAATTCTGCCCGGGCTGGCCCATGCGACACTAACAGTTATAGGCACCGCCACTTACAACGAATCAGAGTATAATCTTATCTGGGACGATGACAACAACGGTAATTCAGTGGTGTGGCTGGATTATTCGAATTATAGTGATGACTGGTACGAGCAGGTCGCCTGGGCATCAAGCCTGAATGAAGAAGGTGTTTTGACCATTAACCTGTATGATGGATACACCGTTGACTGGGGAACAAATTCCTGGCGTCTGCCGTCCACTGTTGATGGCGCGGACGTCTATGGATATGAGGGTGATCCTGATGGCGATGGGAATTACACTTATACGGAAGGCTATAATTTGGCTAACTCCGAAATGGGCCATCTCTTTTATGTGGAACTGGGAAACTTGGGATATCTTGATACCTCCAATTATAGTAACGAAGGATACGGGCTGACCGAAACAGGAGATTTTGAAAATTTAACTGCGGAAAAGTACTGGTCAGGTACGGAGTATGCGGACGGCGGCACGAATTACGCCTGGTACTTCAGCATGAAAGACGGCTACCAGGGTAACGGTAACTCTAAGCTCTACGGTGCTCCCGCGCTGGCATTGTGCAGCGGACAAGTTTCTACGGTTCCAGTGCCCGGTACATTCTGGCTGCTTGGGTTAGGGATTACAAGCTTGGCTGGACTGAGCAGAAAAAAATTCAATAGAGCCTAA
- a CDS encoding thioesterase family protein — MNEHVIENIKQYYLEMLPFNKVLGIDIKDLDYYSGEAVTTFEMKADLIGNSSAGILHGGVTASVLDLTGGLSALISCAKFQEGKSFEEIGQKLVESATINIRVDYLRPGRGESFECRSRIIRAGRRIVVAKIDLYNEQDVRIATGTGTYLIG; from the coding sequence ATGAATGAACATGTGATTGAGAATATAAAACAATACTACCTTGAAATGCTGCCGTTCAACAAGGTTCTTGGCATTGATATAAAAGATCTGGATTATTATTCAGGAGAGGCTGTTACCACCTTTGAGATGAAGGCGGATCTCATAGGAAATTCATCAGCCGGTATTCTGCATGGAGGTGTCACCGCATCAGTTCTTGATTTGACCGGCGGGCTTTCTGCACTGATTTCCTGTGCAAAATTTCAAGAAGGTAAATCTTTTGAAGAGATCGGTCAAAAACTTGTTGAATCAGCCACGATTAATATTCGGGTCGATTATTTAAGGCCGGGCAGGGGAGAATCCTTCGAATGCAGAAGCCGAATTATCAGGGCCGGCAGACGGATAGTAGTTGCAAAAATTGACCTTTACAATGAACAGGATGTCCGAATCGCAACAGGAACCGGCACGTATCTGATTGGCTGA
- a CDS encoding RDD family protein encodes MNEYEYAGFWVRTGAAIIDTILILIIIVPILTAIYGTDYWINQSIVKGFWDVLFNYILPAIAIIIFWTYKSATPGKMALKLTIVDAKTGGHPSTGQLIGRYFGYYISIIPLFLGLIWVGIDRRKQGLHDKLAGTVVIKNNKKEKVTFESKE; translated from the coding sequence ATGAATGAATATGAATATGCCGGTTTTTGGGTCCGAACCGGTGCCGCAATTATTGATACCATTTTAATTCTAATTATTATTGTCCCAATCCTTACTGCTATTTATGGTACCGATTATTGGATTAATCAGTCTATTGTAAAAGGCTTTTGGGATGTTTTGTTCAATTACATACTACCTGCAATTGCGATCATCATTTTCTGGACCTACAAATCTGCTACACCTGGTAAAATGGCATTAAAACTGACGATTGTTGATGCAAAAACCGGTGGGCACCCTTCTACGGGGCAATTGATTGGGCGTTACTTTGGATATTACATTTCTATAATTCCTTTATTCCTTGGGTTAATATGGGTCGGTATCGATAGAAGAAAGCAAGGGTTGCATGATAAATTAGCAGGCACCGTTGTCATTAAAAATAATAAAAAAGAAAAGGTTACATTCGAATCAAAAGAATAA
- a CDS encoding DUF1456 family protein has protein sequence MKKDDDPACKKCTDTELAIFLNGFINHKRGKVPGVKCGGLSA, from the coding sequence CTGAAAAAAGATGATGATCCCGCCTGTAAAAAATGCACGGATACAGAGCTGGCTATTTTTTTGAATGGATTCATCAATCATAAACGGGGAAAAGTTCCAGGGGTTAAGTGCGGAGGTCTTTCAGCTTAA